A genomic window from Syngnathus typhle isolate RoL2023-S1 ecotype Sweden linkage group LG18, RoL_Styp_1.0, whole genome shotgun sequence includes:
- the LOC133171371 gene encoding E3 ubiquitin-protein ligase BRE1B-like, with product MSGAGGGKRPSGGDSPPGPPEKKSKKEEKTTTTLIEPIRIAGVSSTEEMDMKVIQFKNKKLSERLEQRQAMEDELREKIEKLEKRQATDDTTLLIVNRYWSELEERVHILRKCIEPEAPVPSTPVPPPAPLPDPVPMEKDAVSIASPTSGVPPPPLPEAQNDRKPPEHQQQDEVTKERHSEAPQQPPPPDGSDQLNPTEPQRQATTEALPPPPPPLSDCAKGFLATLEYSNEEEVMLHLQDRMLFSKDAIACLVCVFDRLHSCIDDMCKQIQAAACEDESLASVGAMNRTLLDENRRLRDQATLLQGRHHKTSMEYNELVDKMTSAETKVSEMETTVEDLQWDIEKLRNREQKLNKHLAEAMEQLKSGCSSTGSSAGLAGGQITLTIQKFESLNTELEHIQELANSRMAELEKLQVELQEAVRESEKLKMDLRNIPEEVVKETVEYKCLQSQFSLLYNESLGVKTQLDEARALLLTAKNAHLRQIEHMESDELSLQKKLRTEVIQLEDTLAQVRKEYEMLRIEFEQNLAANEQAGPINREMRHLISSLQNHNLQLKGDVQRFKRKLRETQIEINKLRCLSSDAGVLALEESSSDGTDLKKEEDDDQEEEEERRKELERQRAREREREAERERERDRERERQRSDELKRKDSDTLKMLRVELKKAQESQKEMKLLLDMHKSAPKEQRDKVQLMAAERKSKAEVDELRIRVRELEEREKKESKKLADEDALRKIRVAEDTIEHLQKKLAATKQEEEALLSEMDVTGQAFEDMQEQNSRLLQQLREKDDANFKLMSERIKSNQIYKLLKEEKEELADQVLTFKTQVDAQLLVVQKLEEKEGVLQSTLATLEKELSLRTQALELNKRKAVEAAQLAEDQKVQLEHTQAKLKEIQVAVAENRTARERESSNFKRAQEDLSRLRRKLEKQKKVEVYSDADEILQEEINQYKAKLRCPCCNTRDKDTVLTKCFHVFCYECLKMRYDTRQRKCPKCNCAFGANDFHRIYIT from the exons ATGTCAGGTGCCGGAGGAGGAAAACGTCCCTCCGGGGGGGACAGTCCCCCTGGCCCACCtgagaagaaaagcaaaaaggaggagaagacaaccaccACTCTCATTGAGCCCATTCGCATAGCAGGAGTCTCGTCTACG GAGGAAATGGACATGAAAGTGATCCAGTTTAAGAATAAAAAGCTGAGTGAGCGCTTGGAGCAGCGACAAGCGATGGAGGACGAGTTACGAGAGAAAATAGAGAAGCTTGAAAAGAGGCAAGCGACTGATGACACCACCCTGCTGATTGTAAATCGTTACTGGTCTGAG CTGGAAGAAAGGGTCCATATTCTGCGCAAATGTATTGAACCAGAGGCCCCAGTCCCATCAACACCGGTTCCCCCACCTGCTCCACTTCCTGATCCTGTACCCATGGAGAAAGACGCTGTCAGTATCGCCTCACCAACCTCCGGTGTGCCGCCACCTCCACTTCCTGAGGCACAGAATGACAGAAAACCACCAGAGCATCAGCAGCAAGATGAAGTAACAAAAGAGAGGCATTCGGAGGCTCCTCAGCAGCCTCCACCACCCGATGGATCGGACCAATTAAACCCCACCGAGCCCCAACGGCAAGCAACCACAG AAGCATTGCCGCCACCACCTCCCCCCCTGAGCGACTGCGCCAAAGGGTTCTTAGCCACGCTGGAGTACAGCAACGAAGAGGAGGTCATGCTGCATCTCCAGGATCGCATGCTGTTCAGCAAGGACGCCATCGCCTGcctcgtgtgcgtctttgacaggCTGCACAGCTGCATTGACGACATGTGCAAGCAGATCCAAGCTGCGG CGTGCGAGGACGAGAGCCTGGCCAGCGTGGGCGCCATGAACCGTACCCTGCTGGACGAGAACCGTAGACTGCGAGATCAAGCCACCCTGCTGCAAGGCCGACATCACAAAACATCCATGGAG TACAACGAATTGGTGGATAAGATGACCAGTGCAGAAACCAAGGTGTCGGAAatggagaccactgtggagGACCTGCAGTGGGACATTGAGAAACTCAGAAACAGGGAACAAAAGCTCAACAAGCACTTGGCGGAAGCCATGGAGCAG CTGAAGTCTGGCTGCAGTAGCACCGGCAGCTCGGCCGGACTTGCCGGAGGCCAAATAACATTAACCATTCAAAAG TTTGAGAGTCTTAACACGGAGCTGGAGCACATCCAGGAGTTAGCCAATAGCCGCATGGCAGAGTTGGAGAAGCTGCAGGTGGAGCTTCAAGAGGCCGTGAGGGAGAGTGAGAAGCTCAAG ATGGATTTGCGTAATATTCCGGAGGAAGTTGTGAAGGAGACGGTGGAGTACAAGTGTCTGCAGTCCCAGTTCTCGCTGCTCTACAACGAGTCCCTGGGAGTGAAAACCCAGCTGGATGAGGCTCGGGCCCTCCTGCTTACAGCCAAGAACGCCCACCTCAGACAGATTGAGCACATGGAG AGTGACGAGCTGTCCCTCCAGAAGAAGCTACGCACCGAAGTCATCCAGCTGGAGGACACGCTGGCCCAAGTGCGCAAAGAATACGAGATGTTGCGCATCGAGTTTGAGCAAAATCTTGCCGCCAATGAGCAAGCAG GACCAATCAACAGGGAGATGCGACACTTAATCAGCAGCCTTCAGAACCACAACCTGCAGCTGAAAGGGGATGTGCAGCGCTTCAAGAGGAAGCTGCGCGAAACCCAGATTGAAATCAACAAG CTACGCTGCCTGAGCAGCGACGCCGGCGTTCTGGCCCTGGAGGAGTCGAGCAGCGACGGCACGGACTTGAAGAAGGAGGAAGACGACGaccaagaggaggaagaggagaggaggaaggagCTTGAGAGGCAGCGGGCCCGTGAGAGGGAGCGTGAGGCCGAGCGCGAACGGGAGCGGGATCGCGAGCGTGAGAGGCAGCGCAGCGACGAGTTAAAGCGGAAAGACTCGGACACCTTGAAGATGCTCAGAGTCGAGCTCAA GAAAGCTCAGGAGTCACAAAAGGAGATGAAGCTCCTGTTGGACATGCATAAATCCGCTCCAAAGGAGCAGAGAGACAAAGTGCAGCTCATGGCAGCTGAACGCAAGTCCAAAGCAGAG GTGGACGAGTTGCGGATCCGGGTGCGTGAGCTGGAGGAGCGCGAGAAGAAGGAGAGCAAGAAGCTGGCCGACGAAGACGCCCTCAGGAAGATCCGAGTGGCGGAAGACACCATCGAGCATCTGCAGAAGAAGCTGGCCGCCACCAAACAG gaggaggaagcgctGCTGAGCGAGATGGACGTGACGGGCCAGGCCTTCGAGGACATGCAGGAGCAGAACAGCCGGCTCTTGCAGCAACTGCGCGAGAAGGACGACGCCAACTTCAAGCTGATGAGCGAGCGCATCAAATCCAACCAGATCTACAAGCTCCTcaaggaggaaaaagaagagcTGGCCGACCAGGTCCTCACCTTCAAGACGCAG GTGGATGCTCAGTTGCTGGTGGTGCAGAAActggaggaaaaagagggagttcTTCAAAGCACGCTGGCCACCCTAGAAAAAGAGCTGTCGCTCAGGACTCAAGCGCTGGAACTCAACAAGAGGAAG GCGGTGGAGGCCGCACAGCTGGCGGAGGACCAGAAGGTGCAGCTGGAGCACACGCAGGCCAAGCTGAAGGAGATCCAGGTCGCCGTCGCCGAAAACCGCACGGCCCGCGAAAGAGAGAGCAGCAACTTCAAGCGAGCGCAG GAGGATCTCTCAAGGCTGAGGCGGAAGCTCGAGAAACAGAAGAAGGTGGAGGTGTACTCCGACGCTGATGAGATCCTGCAGGAGGAAATCAACCAGTACAAG